Within the Salvia hispanica cultivar TCC Black 2014 chromosome 4, UniMelb_Shisp_WGS_1.0, whole genome shotgun sequence genome, the region GGGACTCAGAAAGCAAAGCGCAATGACAAAAACAAGGGCCAAGGTTAGGGTTTTTGAgcaggaagaagaagaagaagccatAGTAGAGTCAATATTATATAGCTCCAAGTCTCcaactttttttgttttgatttgggTGGAGGAGGGGAGGGgtttatatattgtttagtGCCTAGTATTTTTCACGCTAGGTCAAGggtttactaaaataaatcgATCATATATTTATTCCTTCTCCTTTTCTTAATTAAACCAAATCACTTCCAAGTTTAGACTATATTTCCAGTGCGTGTGCTGCAGGAATGCGTTGCGTGTGTGTGTCAACATGGAAAGGAAATCATTAGTAAAAGGAAAGGATGATTGAGTGATAATAGAAATTATGGAATTTTCTACGTATGTAAAATATGTCCATACATATATAGAATATTTCATACCATAGATAcgtagaatatatataattataaatttaatattaaatacaatAGAAATATCAAACCTTAGACGTTACTCTCTTCGAACgccattaagagtctcatttcttgatGACACGAGTTTAAAAagatgttaaaaaaagtgggtagaaaaaatttaatgattatGAGTCccacatatatacatttattttaagagtgaactacataaatagtacctgatctttcactttcgcacataaatggtacctgatttttattttatatctttttggtacatataaatcacatttttggtacctgatgcaattttcaccccaaaatgccctctaaacaaatgctctctctgtcccactagaaataaaaggttttcatttttggattgtcccattaaaaatgaaacatttcttaaaaagaaataactttatatctacttttccctctctcttactttactctctcttctttaactcacaaaacaacactacataaaatcttgtgccgaaaagcaaatgtttcatatttattgggacggagggagtatacttTTCCATTTGTGTCATTCAGATTATTTTTGGCATACACAAAACtaagtaccaaaagtgatattataatatcttctctcattcttctcgctctttatactattattattaatcaatactattattattattttaatattataaattaataattaatttatcttttactatcattcaaatatagtttaattataattataattatatttatatttaattattataataatattattgttgtaatactaaaaactagttgtaatttataaataattatagtataattatttaaattatgaatcacaaaatattatataattattattattttatattaaattaataactaatcaatatagttttaataaaaaatttaaaattgtgaattgtatcaataatgatattaagagtgaaatatttttagttaggtgtttcgaACCTAAAATGAGTACTATCTCCGTCCTagaaagattgtcccatttcctttttcacacTTGTTtcgcaaaaataataataaatagttaaagtagaaagaaagtaaagtaaaagagagaataatgtagagaatagtcttacctacattattctttcttttattttactctctttcaattttacctatttattattatttttgcaaaacgagtgcagaaaatgaactgggacaatctttctgggacggagggggtataaaataattcaataaaaaatatttaattattttaaattattaatttaattaggtgttttgttcttaatttatattatgaatgcaattagaaaAAGTGGAAACttaaactaaggagaaaaagaaaggaagataaaatactaaaaagaaagaagaaaatgaagaaaaaaataatcacatgtttggtggagtactatttaatggaaattcccaaaaatatcctccatgacaaaaaaatcacatgtttgatacctagggttatttttgtcactgggataccaaaaacaatataaaataaagatcaggtaccatttgcGTGCGAATGTGAGTGGAATCAGTTAGTGAAaagtgagaccctattaccatttatagtaaaaataaattgggaCTTCTACTCACGgtcaaactaaaatgaaaaaacgatactcctattcgcggacgaagggagtactattgaTGGTCAATTTTACTGAGAGAATTCAACCAAATTCCGTGTTTATCGTTTCGGCGACAGGAAAAGCTCTGGTTCCAGCAAGATCTCAGCGTCGTTGTTCCCGAATGAACTTATTCTCGAATTGCGCCATAgtcagtggcggacgcaggaATAAATTATGGAAGGGGTTTCATAgtaatgttaattttatagatAATATTCACTTTGTCCCAATAAAGATGACAACGTCCTGACTCATGAGATTTTAtacagtatatattttatgtatttagtGAAGAGATGAAAACGTGTAGAGATCAAGGTGTTTCTTTTATAGGAATTTGAACGTAgaacttaaaattaaacatagaaggtcattttattttaaaataacacgGGAATTCAtgattagtttattttaagtCTATGCAATATGTTTGATACTGTAAATGAACCAggaattttctaaaataaactaaaacaaactaacatCGAACTTGATTCTATCTAACAATGATCACCgtattatttatatgaatttccGATTTAGTTTTtcatataatactccctttatttttaaaaaataggaaCTTTGGAAcaaacacgagttttaatataatattagtaaaataagagagaagaaatgaaaaaaatggataaagtaagagagagaatttgaaaaaatagtgtGACCAGTGTTAGTAGATTGCCGGATCTATTTCCCAAAATTgcgagtttctatttttagaaaacaaaaagagttactacctccgtccctgaaaatttgacaaagtttaccattttagtctatccctgaaagtttgacacacttcacattttaccatttttttatagtggaccccatattccactaacttattcatactcacattttattataagagtgaattacataaatggtacctgatctttcactttcgcacgaaaacggtacctgatctttattttatatcgtttatGGTACCTCGTCACTAAAATACCCCCTTTCCAATTCAGAATGACATCCATGTCCCAGAGGGTAGGTTTGTAATTCCAATTGATGTCATTATTATTGTGGCAGATTGCCTCACTActgtatttgaattttagcACCAAGTCAtatcaaacttttttttttccctttttatatatatattttactcaaCTCCCCTTTTGTCTATTTCTTCTCTCATttccttctttcttctttgttTCTTCAATGTCTAGGTTGTCAAGTACTTACGAAAGTTACTCGGGTGAAGGAAGAAACGGGTGTCGTTGGCTTAGAGTTGAGTACGAAAATTGTTGGTGTCGCCAAAGAGCAAGTCTCAAAATAGTGGCTGACGCACGACGAGAATCTTACGGTATGTTGTACTTCGTTTGCGAGAAGAAAGGTAAGGTTGggggttgtcatttttttcaatggTGTTATCCAAAGTCGATGGACAAGGATTCTGTTGGGCAGATTCGTCGAGAAGACGTTGNNNNNNNNNNNNNNNNNNNNNNNNNNNNNNNNNNNNNNNNNNNNNNNNNNNNNNNNNNNNNNNNNNNNNNNNNNNNNNNNNNNNNNNNNNNNNNNNNNNNATTAAGATTGGgaagagaatatattttattatttaatgaaatcctacatatctatcctaattaggattctagatatataatataatttaggaaactatttaattattcttatctacatcatctaggatataaaatattcatagatatagaaaataatcaaaatattccactaaaatctaaatccaaataatcagagccaaagactggctctgataccaattgaaggggttggcagcggaagcgcatgcataaatcaattacataataatcagatctatttagcggattatttagacaaattctattcgcgtaatcatctcacgtatcatgctcataactcaaataatcacatgctttaaattaaatgaaatctAAAACATGCTGTTCTagggtttagccattataccttgatgattctccaaagaatcgaagatagctagcgccttctcctcgtgaagatctttagtacaaaaccacggatcttctgactggttcccggactgtgaactgatatcagggtgggctgatctcaccagcgcactaggacttaaatagagaagacagaaatcctttcccacggaggagaaaaattCGACCTCTACTAGGAATAGAgagggccgaaaattttgagagaaaaacaagtgtattttctgtctcctttattctcctatttataataagtcacatattgggcccagacagggatctatggaaggctttggatatgggctcctccaattagctttttactaattaaattaaacccaatttaatataagcttaaaattggaatattacgagcagccactacagaagtaatactgcactccccatccaaatccgaaattacaagtacttcgggtttccaatactttatatttatttcccgcacttaagatagaaacatccattaattaattattgtctgctatggacttaattaattaatatcttatttattccaagagaggactcagcaagaaaatcttatttattattcatagagtaattaaactccaactagctaggttccgaataataaaaccttatttcaagcttctcttgaggatgttatcaaacgagactcacctcgcgcacgattcaacataatagcaatcctagcaccgctagatactaatcaccactacccaatataccaggcttattgggttgcgaaaaacccgcaccatttggtaagtcaaagtagtgcataatcaataccgtatgctcaatgctaacgtacattgattgagaaataatttacgagacctcgtctttcagtagatagcataaagactgtctcgctgttagatccattcagtgctataccacaccaacgtcatcttatttcagtaaggcttagaaataatcggactgacattgcaacctttcacgataggtagtctaagcctatctaggttgtgaaattcttctttttctttgtttagaactgaccgtgttaccttaaagtggacgacgcccacaaccggtctactaaaacaaagactaaactatttcttatttaattaggTAGTTTTCTAAAGATTAGTAGAAGAATAGTAGAATTAATCATGACTGAAATTTTAGAACTTGTGATGAATCAAATGTCGAAGATAatgctttcattttttattatatatagctATGTagctattaattaatatttttatgattacatgtcaaaaattcaattgattattaaacaattataaattatttaaaaacattattcTTTATAACATAATAGCGTTTTTGACAAGTGATTTTTAAacaattatcaattattttaaaaaattattctttataACATAATAGCTAGaataaattttctaattgGTAGATTTGtgaaatagtattaatttatttgataataatttatcaatattactataaaaccacgtaattaattaattaaatttcttctattaCCAATCTggacaaaataaatacttttagctattattttataatgaatgTATGGATATTTCATTAGTGATATacgagtatatattttaaagttaaaagttttaatataagTGCGTATACATTAGAGGATcacaaattttgagaaatttttttgtattttagaATCATGAATAGATTTAGATTTACatctattaattttgtgattacctagttaattagaataaatatatgcGTTTAGGGTTAGTTTTACGGTATATTTAGGGTGGACTTTatcatcaatattaatattattgtgaCTTGTCTTTGAATTCaccaagaaatataaaaatggttGAATCGGGTAAAGCTAGAGCCTCAAAGAGAGGTAGAAAGGGGCGTAGTGGTGAAATCATGGAAGGTGAGATCTGGAAAGATTTTCCAGAGGATCTGTTTGAAGCAGTAATAGCAAGAGTTTCGATAGCAACGTTTTTCCGGTTCCGTTCAGTTTGTCGGAAGTGGAATTCATTGCTTACTTCTCAAACCTTCTCCCAGCTATGTGGCCAAGTAAAGCATGCTAAGCCTTGGTTCTACGCCATCACCAAGCGCAAGGGCGTGTTTATGGGAACCGGATCAATGTACGATCCTTCATCGAACAAGTGGTACCATCCAACTATGCCTGCTTTGCCATCCAAAGTGATCAAGTCACCAGTGGCATCAGCTGGAGGTCTCATCTGCTTCGTTGACTTCAGCTACAGAAGCTTCTACGTGTGTAACCCTCTGACAAGGTCATTCAAGGAGTTGCCAGCCAGGCCAGGGCCGGTGTGGCTGCGTGCAGTTGTAGGGATGACACAGATGCAGAATGGTGGGTATAAGATCCTTTGTGTTGGTATTCATGGGGACTACCAAGTGTACGACTCTGCAAATAACTCTTGGATTAGTCCAGGAAGCATGCCCCCGAGTATCAAGCTTCCACTAGCGCTCACGGTGTTCACGTGTAGGGAGGTTGCAACTGAGGGGAGGCTGTATTTCATGTGGTCAGATCCGCACGGGATCCTGTCTTATGAGGTGAACACCGGGATGTGGAGGCAGTACGTAGTCCCTGCCCCTCCTCATATGTGTTGGAGTGGTCACACAGTGGCAGAGAGCGGGGGCAGGATCATGCTGGTGGGGCTGCGGAAGGAGGATGCAGCGTCATGCGTATGCATATGGGAGTTGGAGATGACGACTCTGCAGTGGAAAGAGGTTGACAGAATGCCAAACGAATGGTGCTTGGAGTTTCGTGGAAAGAAGTGCGTTACAATGCATTGTCTGGGTAACGAAGCCTTGCTTATGCTGTCCCTCAGATCTAGCTACATGAATCGACTTTTTACGTACGATCTATCCACCCGGGAATGGCTCAAGCTCCCTGGCTCTGTGCTGCCGAATACCTGCACCGGGAGGCGGAAGACTCTATGGGTTGCCTATGGCATTGCTTTTCACCCTTGTTTGACTGCAATCCCATAGTTTAGATTTCTAACTCTACACTTCTATTGGGATGAAGAGCCattgtttttttcttgtttgttcTTGGTGATTAGATGAAGAAAATTGTGATGCATCAAACAAACCATGTATAGGCTTATTATATAGTGGGGTAGAGGACACAATAGATGAATCTTCATTATTTTCACAATTTGCTTATTAGACTGATCACCAATCTTCACAATTGGTCGTCATTTGTTTAATGTTGCAAATTGAACATGAAATTTGAACAATGGGTTTTTGCAAGAATATGACACAAACGTcatctttttttgtttctgttgTGCCTCAAAATACACATACGAGTGTGTATACATGAATGTACACATCTATCGCATTGTAATCACAAGTCTCCTATCAACAAATTTGGCACCTCCTACGTTCCCCTGAATTTGACGAGGGAGACGAATTGCGCGCCTCTGATCGCCTGCTTCTACTAGCAGCTCTGTTCCACCTCTATACTGCAATTTCCaacaccaaattaaactttctTCTAACATAATGAGAAAAGAAACATTAGTACATAAAACAATTTACATTGTACACACATACTTGGTATAGCTTGATCTCTGACTTGTCAAAACCTGGCATGAACAGATTCACAGATTTATTGGGCATATCAAACGTGACCGAAGATAAGATCTTGTTGGTAGTGTCTGAAAGTAGTTCTCTCGCATATGTACTATGATCACTAGCGATGATCTCATCCCAATGGGGGTGGTTGCTGAATTTGAGATGTGGAATGAGAGCATAAGGCAATGGTGCAAAGCTGTTCTTGACGGCTTCAGCTGATGCCGTTGGGGAATTTTGAGTAGGTATCCCAAATGCACCAGATATTTGTGCGCCAGCTTGAATCAC harbors:
- the LOC125220268 gene encoding F-box only protein 6-like encodes the protein MRLGNIKMVESGKARASKRGRKGRSGEIMEGEIWKDFPEDLFEAVIARVSIATFFRFRSVCRKWNSLLTSQTFSQLCGQVKHAKPWFYAITKRKGVFMGTGSMYDPSSNKWYHPTMPALPSKVIKSPVASAGGLICFVDFSYRSFYVCNPLTRSFKELPARPGPVWLRAVVGMTQMQNGGYKILCVGIHGDYQVYDSANNSWISPGSMPPSIKLPLALTVFTCREVATEGRLYFMWSDPHGILSYEVNTGMWRQYVVPAPPHMCWSGHTVAESGGRIMLVGLRKEDAASCVCIWELEMTTLQWKEVDRMPNEWCLEFRGKKCVTMHCLGNEALLMLSLRSSYMNRLFTYDLSTREWLKLPGSVLPNTCTGRRKTLWVAYGIAFHPCLTAIP